One Paenibacillus sp. FSL H7-0737 DNA segment encodes these proteins:
- a CDS encoding TIGR04086 family membrane protein codes for MYLIRRLFSWRIANPVLSGLCRSFLWMLLGAFVLSLLLWGSGLKEQDLSMYTYIVHGIAAAFGGLTAGRRATNKGWYQGSLTGIFYGIIVLLIGFLALDSSPSGVDLLWVLAAAAIGALGGMFGVNLQKS; via the coding sequence ATGTATTTAATCCGGCGCCTGTTCTCATGGAGAATAGCCAATCCTGTATTGTCTGGCCTATGTCGATCATTCCTTTGGATGCTGCTTGGCGCGTTTGTCCTCTCTCTTTTATTATGGGGCAGCGGTCTGAAGGAGCAGGATCTCTCAATGTACACTTATATAGTGCACGGCATAGCCGCAGCATTCGGAGGACTAACCGCCGGTCGCAGAGCCACGAACAAAGGCTGGTATCAAGGAAGTCTTACAGGAATCTTTTACGGGATTATCGTTCTGTTAATTGGATTTCTGGCACTGGATAGCTCACCCTCTGGTGTTGACCTTCTTTGGGTTCTAGCTGCGGCAGCAATTGGTGCACTTGGCGGAATGTTTGGGGTTAATTTACAGAAAAGCTAA
- a CDS encoding DUF421 domain-containing protein has protein sequence MSQHITTHIFLTVLMYFFIFLCMRIMGKREIGKLSVFDLTISIMIAEIAVFVIEDINRPIYEGLVPMATLVIIQVVVAQLSLKSRKIRLLMDGKPSILISGGKLHRGEMRKQRYNIDDLLQQLRGQNIASPADVEFAILEPSGQLTVFEKDKGLSSSNQTGNSSSVAENNKTDEDADVSSQKVKLPKNKIRYEGLPIPLIMDGKVQDHNLEMIGKTRFWLRTQIRQKGVSDFRDVFLCSIDHKGRVYVDRLDNR, from the coding sequence ATGTCCCAGCATATCACTACCCATATTTTCTTGACCGTGCTGATGTATTTCTTCATATTCCTGTGCATGCGTATCATGGGGAAGAGGGAAATCGGTAAGCTATCTGTATTTGATCTAACGATCTCAATTATGATTGCTGAGATTGCTGTTTTTGTGATTGAGGATATTAATCGCCCGATTTACGAAGGTCTGGTTCCGATGGCCACACTGGTTATCATTCAAGTTGTGGTTGCTCAGCTCAGTCTTAAGAGTAGAAAGATTCGGCTGTTAATGGACGGTAAACCGAGCATACTTATTTCTGGAGGCAAGCTGCACCGGGGAGAGATGCGTAAACAAAGGTACAATATTGATGATCTATTGCAGCAATTGCGTGGTCAGAACATCGCCAGTCCTGCTGATGTGGAATTTGCGATTCTGGAGCCCAGTGGACAGCTTACCGTTTTCGAGAAAGACAAAGGACTTTCATCTTCCAATCAAACAGGCAATAGCAGTTCAGTTGCTGAGAATAATAAGACCGATGAGGATGCAGATGTAAGCAGTCAGAAAGTTAAACTGCCAAAGAACAAAATCAGATATGAAGGGCTTCCTATTCCATTGATTATGGATGGAAAGGTCCAGGATCATAATTTAGAGATGATAGGAAAAACAAGGTTCTGGTTAAGAACACAGATCCGCCAAAAGGGTGTATCAGATTTTCGGGATGTATTTCTTTGCTCCATAGACCATAAAGGCCGAGTTTATGTTGACCGTTTGGATAATCGATAA